The Nitrospira sp. KM1 genome includes a window with the following:
- a CDS encoding BON domain-containing protein — MIADRVGRTHRMFKKAFRQGRSEVRDAKNNERHGCGRARVGERPVSWRRIVSFLTRPPTDCGNSHFPWPYAEPLSDARTQPEDFFNILLGGFALCAVCLLPAGCVSPQQLDDDRLAARIDEAFLRTDELNLSRLEVNVEGDVIYLSGMSDDHESKSHAETITRSLAEGKRVVNKIEVDF; from the coding sequence ATGATCGCTGATCGAGTCGGAAGAACTCACAGGATGTTCAAAAAGGCCTTCCGGCAAGGCCGCAGCGAGGTCCGCGACGCGAAGAATAATGAGCGTCACGGTTGCGGACGGGCGCGAGTCGGTGAGCGCCCAGTGTCTTGGAGGCGAATCGTATCCTTTCTCACCCGCCCGCCCACTGACTGTGGGAACAGTCATTTTCCCTGGCCGTACGCTGAGCCTCTGAGCGATGCGAGAACGCAGCCGGAGGACTTTTTCAACATCCTGCTAGGTGGCTTCGCGCTATGCGCAGTCTGTCTCTTGCCGGCTGGGTGCGTAAGCCCGCAACAGCTGGACGATGACCGCCTTGCCGCTCGGATCGATGAGGCATTCCTCAGAACGGACGAGCTCAATCTCAGCCGGTTGGAAGTCAATGTCGAGGGAGACGTGATCTATCTGAGCGGCATGTCGGATGATCATGAAAGTAAATCCCATGCTGAAACCATCACCCGATCCCTTGCCGAAGGCAAACGAGTGGTAAACAAAATTGAAGTGGATTTTTAG
- a CDS encoding PRC-barrel domain-containing protein, with protein sequence MKSRTCVLSAVGAFMLMAWPLQPAVVGADSSADQREQQRGKTSPGSTNITNSAGDTGVPSKYTVLPVARGKKVEVESSLVGDKVVGQKGEELGQLKSVIMDSETKRIEYAMIEIGHSGQYQAFPWSNFKVDKEKGQVQLNIPKEQLNPSVAAADTSPDVKKVFEDELKNIRERESQMDRRGSGVTGDDPTAGGFPAGSDMPGQGAK encoded by the coding sequence ATGAAAAGCAGAACTTGTGTCTTGAGTGCCGTGGGCGCGTTCATGTTGATGGCGTGGCCGCTGCAACCGGCAGTGGTCGGAGCGGATTCATCAGCCGATCAGCGTGAGCAACAACGGGGAAAGACGTCCCCGGGGTCGACGAACATTACGAACTCGGCGGGGGATACCGGGGTCCCGAGCAAATATACCGTGTTGCCCGTGGCCCGCGGCAAGAAGGTGGAGGTCGAGAGCTCGCTGGTGGGCGACAAAGTCGTGGGCCAGAAGGGGGAAGAACTGGGACAGCTGAAGAGCGTGATCATGGATTCTGAAACAAAACGCATTGAATATGCGATGATCGAGATCGGCCACAGCGGCCAGTATCAGGCGTTTCCCTGGAGCAATTTTAAAGTGGACAAGGAGAAGGGCCAGGTTCAGCTGAATATACCCAAGGAGCAACTGAATCCCAGCGTGGCCGCCGCCGACACGTCGCCGGATGTGAAGAAAGTATTCGAGGATGAACTCAAGAACATCCGTGAACGCGAGTCGCAAATGGATCGTAGAGGTAGTGGGGTGACCGGTGACGATCCGACCGCAGGCGGCTTTCCCGCTGGCTCAGACATGCCAGGCCAAGGCGCCAAATGA
- a CDS encoding DUF421 domain-containing protein: protein MDSIIRGVTVYVFLLVIFRIAGRRTLGNMTNFDFVLVLIISEAAQNAMTGDDFSVINGMLVISTLVGLNILLSYMKLRLPRLERVIEGMPLILVKDSRPQRELMKKARVDEEDILSSARENYGLGTMEQIRYAILETNGSISIIPKAG, encoded by the coding sequence ATGGACTCCATCATTCGTGGTGTTACCGTCTATGTGTTCTTATTAGTAATCTTTCGCATCGCCGGGCGCCGGACCTTGGGCAACATGACCAATTTTGATTTCGTCCTCGTGTTGATTATCAGCGAGGCTGCTCAAAATGCCATGACCGGCGATGATTTCTCCGTAATCAACGGCATGCTCGTGATCTCCACGCTTGTCGGACTCAATATTCTCCTGTCCTACATGAAGCTCCGCCTCCCTCGGCTGGAACGCGTGATTGAAGGCATGCCTCTGATACTGGTGAAGGACAGCCGACCGCAGAGAGAGCTGATGAAGAAAGCGCGCGTGGACGAAGAGGATATCTTGTCATCCGCACGGGAGAACTATGGCCTCGGCACGATGGAACAGATCCGCTATGCCATTCTTGAAACCAATGGCAGCATTTCGATTATTCCGAAGGCGGGATGA
- a CDS encoding isoamylase early set domain-containing protein, with product MKKPAIKKSSGSKKPSASRTSPRRSTKQPVTFEYFGPSATTVTVAGNFNQWDPEAHSLKTDAGGLWKITLRLEPGAYQYKFVIDGQRWEEDPLNLRRIANEYGTFNSIRDVDPLRPVDPKPKSAG from the coding sequence ATGAAAAAACCAGCCATCAAGAAATCTTCTGGGTCCAAGAAACCGTCAGCATCTCGTACTTCGCCTCGGCGCTCGACCAAACAGCCGGTGACATTTGAATACTTCGGCCCGTCGGCGACCACTGTCACCGTCGCCGGGAATTTTAATCAATGGGATCCGGAAGCTCACTCTCTCAAAACCGACGCTGGCGGATTGTGGAAGATTACCCTGCGACTCGAACCAGGGGCCTATCAGTATAAGTTTGTGATCGACGGGCAGCGTTGGGAAGAAGACCCATTAAATCTTCGCCGAATCGCCAATGAGTACGGCACCTTCAATTCGATTCGAGATGTCGATCCGCTGAGACCAGTTGATCCAAAACCAAAGTCAGCTGGATAG
- a CDS encoding outer membrane beta-barrel protein — MAFQHGQAADVWQYGGFLDLAYELNYNFPENHQWRSKETSPRTNELAPNMGLAYLRKDPARESRWGMELAFQGGYDTDALVPQPNASGVKPIEGADTLRYLARANVSYLAPVGHGLTISAGLIKGMKTYEEFYAKYNINYTRAYLTDYNPNFMIGVGASSEITKSFELGLYIVNEYQHLSHANDLPSYVAKMEWRAGDHVTLYQNLYYGPDQRDTSLRFWRIFSDSTVEWRTPEWKIALSYDVGSEEMSDAPTNARAAWMGAALFTQRHLAGPWSVGIRPEFYWDPQGRMTERDQLLWANSTTLEYKRHFGQQLAIVRFEYRYDHSSGAQGGFFHHGSALGVPKIVPSQHLTILGLVLAFDSA, encoded by the coding sequence ATGGCGTTCCAACACGGGCAAGCTGCCGATGTATGGCAGTACGGGGGATTTCTGGATCTTGCGTACGAGTTGAACTACAACTTCCCGGAAAATCATCAATGGAGAAGCAAGGAAACCAGTCCCCGTACCAATGAGCTGGCTCCGAATATGGGACTAGCCTATCTGCGGAAAGACCCCGCGCGCGAGTCGCGTTGGGGCATGGAGCTCGCCTTTCAAGGCGGGTACGACACCGACGCGCTCGTGCCGCAGCCGAATGCGAGTGGGGTAAAACCGATCGAAGGGGCTGATACGCTCAGATATCTGGCGCGGGCCAACGTGAGTTACCTTGCTCCTGTCGGACACGGGCTGACGATTTCAGCCGGCCTGATCAAAGGCATGAAGACCTATGAAGAGTTTTATGCGAAATACAATATCAATTACACCCGCGCCTATCTCACCGACTACAACCCCAACTTTATGATCGGCGTGGGTGCGTCGTCTGAAATCACAAAATCCTTCGAATTGGGCCTGTACATCGTCAATGAATATCAGCATCTCTCGCATGCCAATGACTTGCCTAGTTATGTGGCGAAGATGGAGTGGCGCGCCGGAGATCATGTCACGCTGTATCAGAATCTTTACTATGGGCCCGATCAGCGAGATACCTCACTCAGGTTTTGGCGAATTTTTTCAGATTCAACCGTGGAGTGGCGGACTCCTGAGTGGAAGATCGCCCTGTCCTATGATGTTGGCAGCGAGGAGATGAGCGACGCGCCGACGAACGCCCGGGCGGCATGGATGGGCGCTGCGCTCTTCACGCAGCGGCATCTCGCAGGACCCTGGAGCGTCGGAATCCGGCCGGAGTTTTATTGGGACCCACAAGGTAGGATGACTGAACGAGATCAGTTGCTCTGGGCCAATTCGACGACGCTTGAGTACAAGCGGCATTTCGGGCAACAACTCGCCATTGTCCGTTTCGAGTACCGCTATGACCACTCGAGCGGGGCGCAAGGCGGATTCTTTCATCATGGCTCCGCGCTCGGAGTACCCAAAATCGTGCCAAGCCAGCACCTCACCATTCTGGGGCTGGTACTGGCGTTTGATTCGGCATAG